In Janthinobacterium sp. 67, a genomic segment contains:
- a CDS encoding ABC transporter ATP-binding protein — translation MATQVNGGAPALEITQLHTWYGESHILHDVNLKVQQGEVVTLLGRNGAGRTTTLRAIMGLTGARTGSIKVNGAEAIGLATHKIAHLGIGYCPEERGIFSSLSTEENLLLPPTLASGEKGMSVEEIYAMFPNLQERRHSQGTRLSGGEQQMLAVARILRTGARLLLLDEISEGLAPVIVQGLARMITTLKAKGYTIVMVEQNFRFAAPLADRFYVMEHGQIVETFAASELEAKMPVLTELLGV, via the coding sequence ATGGCGACACAAGTGAATGGCGGCGCACCCGCGCTGGAAATTACACAGCTGCACACCTGGTATGGCGAATCGCACATCCTGCACGACGTGAACCTGAAAGTGCAGCAGGGCGAAGTGGTGACTTTGCTGGGCCGCAACGGCGCCGGCCGCACCACCACCCTGCGCGCCATCATGGGGCTGACGGGCGCGCGCACGGGTTCCATCAAAGTCAATGGCGCCGAAGCGATAGGTTTGGCCACGCACAAAATCGCCCACCTGGGCATCGGGTATTGTCCCGAAGAGCGCGGCATTTTTTCCTCGCTGTCGACGGAGGAAAACCTGCTGCTGCCGCCGACCCTGGCCAGCGGCGAGAAGGGCATGTCGGTGGAGGAAATCTACGCCATGTTCCCGAACTTGCAGGAACGCCGGCACAGCCAGGGCACGCGCCTGTCGGGCGGGGAACAGCAGATGCTGGCCGTGGCGCGCATTCTGCGCACGGGCGCGCGCCTGCTGCTGCTCGATGAAATATCCGAAGGCCTGGCGCCCGTCATCGTGCAAGGGCTGGCGCGCATGATCACCACCCTGAAAGCGAAGGGCTACACCATTGTCATGGTGGAACAGAATTTCCGGTTTGCCGCGCCGCTGGCGGACCGGTTTTATGTGATGGAGCACGGTCAGATCGTCGAGACTTTTGCTGCATCCGAACTGGAGGCCAAGATGCCGGTATTGACCGAGCTGCTTGGCGTGTAG
- a CDS encoding ABC transporter ATP-binding protein, which produces MSNVILETRNLTKEFKGFTAVSEVNLKVERGHIHALIGPNGAGKTTCFNLLTKFLVPTSGQILFNGKDITAAKPAQIARMGVIRSFQISAVFPHLSVLQNVRIGLQRQLGTSFHFWQSERALNQLNDRAMALLAEVDLTEFADTITVDMPYGRKRALEIATTLAMEPEMMLLDEPTQGMGHEDVHRVTELIKKVSAGRTILMVEHNMSVVSGICDKISVLQRGAMLAEGSYAEVSRNPQVMEAYMGTTHAELEGAH; this is translated from the coding sequence ATGTCAAACGTAATCTTGGAAACAAGAAATTTGACCAAGGAATTCAAGGGTTTCACCGCTGTGAGCGAGGTGAACCTGAAGGTAGAGCGCGGCCATATCCACGCCTTGATCGGTCCTAACGGCGCCGGCAAGACCACGTGTTTTAACTTGCTCACCAAATTCCTGGTCCCTACTTCCGGACAGATCCTGTTCAATGGGAAAGATATCACGGCCGCCAAACCGGCCCAGATCGCGCGCATGGGCGTGATCCGTTCCTTCCAGATTTCCGCCGTCTTCCCCCATTTATCCGTGCTGCAAAATGTGCGCATCGGCTTGCAGCGCCAGCTCGGTACCTCGTTCCACTTCTGGCAAAGCGAACGGGCATTGAACCAGCTCAACGACCGCGCCATGGCCTTGCTGGCCGAAGTCGACCTGACGGAGTTTGCCGACACGATTACGGTCGATATGCCCTACGGGCGCAAGCGGGCGCTGGAAATTGCCACCACCCTGGCGATGGAACCGGAAATGATGCTGCTCGACGAACCGACGCAAGGCATGGGCCACGAAGACGTGCACCGCGTGACGGAACTGATCAAAAAAGTGTCGGCCGGCCGCACCATTTTGATGGTGGAACACAATATGAGCGTGGTCTCTGGCATCTGCGACAAAATTTCCGTTCTGCAGCGCGGCGCCATGCTGGCCGAAGGCAGTTATGCGGAAGTGTCGCGCAATCCGCAAGTGATGGAAGCGTACATGGGCACCACCCACGCGGAACTGGAAGGGGCGCATTGA
- a CDS encoding branched-chain amino acid ABC transporter permease, protein MEIFGVPLPAMMSQLLLGLVNGSFYAMLSLGLAVIFGLLNVINFSHGAMYMMGAFLAWMGLSYFDISYWAMLVIAPILVGLVGILIEKTMLRWLYKLDHLYGLLLTFGITLIMEGVFRSFYGVSGQPYAVPEALAGATDLGFMILPNYRAWVVIVSLTVCLATWFVIEKTKLGAYLRAGTENPKLVEAFGINVPLMVTLTFGFGVALAGFAGVLAAPIIQVSPLMGSNLIIVVFAVVVIGGMGSIMGSILTGLGLGVIEGLTRVFYPEGSATVVFVVMVIVLLLRPAGLFGKEK, encoded by the coding sequence ATGGAAATTTTCGGCGTTCCATTACCAGCAATGATGAGCCAGCTGCTGCTGGGTCTCGTCAACGGCTCGTTCTATGCCATGTTGTCCCTCGGTCTGGCCGTCATCTTCGGCTTGCTCAACGTTATTAATTTCTCGCACGGCGCCATGTACATGATGGGCGCCTTCCTGGCCTGGATGGGTCTCAGCTATTTCGACATCAGTTACTGGGCCATGCTGGTCATCGCCCCGATTCTCGTCGGCCTGGTCGGCATCCTGATCGAAAAGACCATGCTGCGCTGGCTGTATAAACTCGACCACCTGTACGGCTTGCTGCTGACCTTCGGCATCACCCTGATCATGGAAGGCGTGTTCCGCTCCTTCTATGGCGTCTCGGGACAGCCGTATGCCGTGCCCGAAGCGCTGGCCGGCGCGACGGACCTCGGTTTCATGATCCTGCCGAACTACCGCGCCTGGGTCGTGATCGTGTCGCTCACCGTCTGCCTGGCCACCTGGTTCGTCATCGAAAAAACCAAGTTGGGCGCCTACCTGCGGGCCGGCACGGAAAACCCGAAACTGGTGGAAGCGTTCGGCATCAACGTGCCGCTGATGGTCACCCTGACGTTCGGCTTCGGCGTGGCCCTGGCCGGTTTCGCTGGCGTGCTGGCCGCGCCCATCATCCAGGTCTCGCCGCTGATGGGCTCGAACCTGATCATCGTCGTGTTTGCCGTGGTGGTGATCGGCGGCATGGGTTCCATCATGGGCTCCATCCTGACGGGCCTGGGCCTGGGCGTGATCGAGGGCCTGACCCGCGTGTTCTACCCGGAAGGCTCGGCCACCGTGGTGTTCGTGGTGATGGTCATCGTGCTGCTGCTGCGTCCCGCCGGCCTGTTCGGCAAAGAAAAGTAA
- a CDS encoding branched-chain amino acid ABC transporter permease: MNKNVGYAIALLLALAAPFYGYPVFLMKLLCFALFACAFNLLIGYTGLLSFGHAAFFGGAGYVTGYALRTWGWPTELGLLAGVVTGALLGLVIGGLAIRRQGIYFTMITLALAQMVYFLALRLPFTGGEDGLQGVPRGTLLGTIDLGNDTVLYYVVLAIFIAGFALIVRTIHSPFGQVLKAIKENEPRAISLGYDVNKYKLMAIVLSASLAALAGATKTLVLGFETLTDVYWGMSGLVVLMTLVGGMGTLAGPILGAVLIIALENKLGDVGTYLATHTGIEWFGTLGESVGMVTGVIFVICVLLFRRGIVGEAIARFGGRAAKAAV, encoded by the coding sequence ATGAATAAGAATGTAGGCTACGCCATTGCCTTGCTGCTGGCGTTGGCGGCCCCGTTTTACGGCTATCCCGTCTTCCTGATGAAGTTGCTGTGCTTTGCCCTGTTTGCCTGCGCGTTCAACTTGCTGATCGGCTATACGGGCTTGCTGTCGTTCGGCCATGCGGCCTTCTTTGGCGGCGCCGGCTATGTCACCGGCTATGCGCTGCGCACCTGGGGCTGGCCGACGGAACTGGGCTTGCTGGCCGGCGTCGTCACGGGCGCCTTGCTGGGCCTCGTGATCGGCGGGCTGGCGATCCGCCGCCAGGGCATCTACTTTACGATGATCACCCTGGCGCTGGCGCAGATGGTGTACTTCCTGGCCTTGCGCCTGCCCTTTACGGGCGGCGAGGATGGCTTGCAGGGTGTTCCACGTGGAACCTTGCTGGGTACGATAGACCTGGGCAATGACACCGTCCTGTACTACGTCGTGCTGGCCATCTTCATCGCCGGCTTCGCCCTGATCGTGCGCACCATCCACTCGCCGTTCGGCCAAGTGCTCAAGGCGATCAAGGAAAACGAACCGCGCGCCATCTCGCTCGGCTACGACGTCAACAAGTACAAGCTGATGGCCATCGTGCTGTCCGCTTCTCTGGCCGCACTGGCTGGCGCCACCAAGACGCTGGTGCTGGGCTTTGAAACCCTCACCGATGTGTATTGGGGCATGTCGGGCCTGGTCGTGCTGATGACCCTGGTGGGCGGCATGGGGACCTTGGCCGGCCCCATCCTTGGCGCCGTGCTGATCATCGCGCTGGAAAACAAGCTGGGCGACGTCGGCACCTATCTGGCCACGCACACGGGCATCGAGTGGTTCGGCACCCTGGGCGAGTCGGTGGGCATGGTCACGGGCGTGATCTTCGTCATCTGCGTGCTGCTGTTCCGGCGCGGCATCGTCGGCGAAGCCATCGCGCGCTTCGGTGGCAGGGCTGCCAAAGCCGCTGTCTGA
- the sugE gene encoding quaternary ammonium compound efflux SMR transporter SugE has translation MAWILLLIAGMLEVVWAYSMKLSEGFTKLTPSVITIVMMIASFGLLSLAMRTLPLGTAYTIWTGIGAVGAFIVGIVFLGEQVNTLRVCAAVLIVCGIVLMKLSSSH, from the coding sequence ATGGCCTGGATACTATTACTCATTGCCGGCATGCTTGAAGTCGTGTGGGCATACTCGATGAAACTCTCCGAGGGTTTCACCAAACTTACTCCCTCCGTCATTACCATCGTCATGATGATCGCCAGCTTCGGCTTGCTGTCACTGGCCATGCGCACCCTGCCCTTGGGCACGGCCTACACGATCTGGACCGGCATCGGCGCCGTCGGCGCCTTTATCGTCGGCATCGTTTTTCTGGGCGAGCAAGTCAACACCCTGCGCGTGTGCGCCGCCGTCCTCATCGTGTGCGGCATCGTGCTGATGAAACTGTCGTCCAGCCACTGA
- a CDS encoding iron-containing alcohol dehydrogenase, whose amino-acid sequence MSAFQFRTVPHLIVEPGAAAQLGTHIAHHFPTVRRALLVTDAGFLRTGLADAPLHSLQAAGIEVHVFSDVQADPPEAVVLTGVAQAQMFHVELVIGLGGGSSLDVAKLIAVLAPGHQELAQLYGIGNVHGQRLPLVQLPTTAGTGSEVTHIAIVTTGATNKMGVVAPQLYADLAILDASLTLGLPPAVTAATGIDAMVHAIEAYTSRLLKNPLSDMLATQALSLLSSNLVTACRDGANVSARQAMLLGAMLAGQAFANAPVAAVHALAYPIGGLFHVPHGLSNALVLPHVLRFNLSHAAPLYAQLATILQPGIAGSEEARAMALIEAMQEIAVATGIARTLREVGIVASDLDRLADEAMLQTRLLGNNPRPVTRSDARAIYAAAL is encoded by the coding sequence ATGTCCGCCTTCCAGTTCCGCACCGTGCCGCATCTGATCGTCGAACCGGGCGCCGCCGCCCAACTGGGCACGCACATCGCCCACCACTTCCCCACCGTCCGCCGCGCCCTGCTCGTCACCGACGCGGGTTTTTTACGCACGGGCCTGGCCGATGCTCCCTTGCACAGCTTGCAGGCTGCCGGCATCGAGGTCCACGTCTTTTCCGACGTGCAAGCCGATCCGCCCGAAGCCGTCGTGCTGACCGGCGTGGCCCAGGCGCAGATGTTTCACGTGGAACTGGTGATCGGCCTCGGTGGTGGCAGCTCGCTGGACGTGGCCAAACTGATCGCCGTGCTGGCGCCAGGCCACCAGGAACTGGCGCAACTGTATGGCATCGGCAACGTCCACGGTCAGCGCCTGCCCCTCGTGCAATTGCCGACCACGGCCGGCACGGGCTCGGAGGTGACGCACATCGCCATCGTCACCACGGGCGCCACCAACAAGATGGGCGTGGTCGCGCCGCAACTGTATGCGGACCTGGCCATCCTCGACGCCAGCCTGACCCTGGGCTTGCCTCCCGCCGTGACGGCCGCCACGGGCATCGACGCCATGGTGCATGCGATCGAAGCGTACACCAGCCGCCTGCTGAAAAATCCCTTGTCCGACATGCTGGCCACGCAGGCGTTGTCGCTGCTGTCGAGCAACCTGGTCACGGCCTGCCGCGATGGCGCCAACGTGTCGGCGCGCCAAGCCATGCTGCTGGGCGCCATGCTGGCCGGCCAGGCCTTTGCCAACGCGCCCGTGGCCGCCGTGCACGCGCTCGCCTATCCCATCGGTGGACTGTTCCACGTGCCACACGGCTTGTCGAATGCGCTGGTGCTGCCGCACGTACTGCGTTTTAATCTGTCCCATGCGGCGCCCCTGTATGCGCAACTGGCGACCATCCTGCAGCCCGGCATCGCGGGCAGCGAGGAAGCGCGGGCCATGGCCCTGATCGAGGCTATGCAGGAGATTGCCGTGGCCACCGGCATCGCGCGCACCTTGCGCGAAGTGGGTATCGTGGCCAGCGACCTGGACCGGCTGGCCGACGAAGCCATGCTGCAGACGCGCTTGCTGGGAAACAATCCCCGTCCCGTCACGCGCAGCGATGCGCGCGCCATCTATGCGGCCGCACTGTGA
- a CDS encoding EAL domain-containing protein: protein MTPPDIPIHPDSTHFPHGACAGCHDSAPLPFAFEYAYQPIVDLATRSIYAHEALVRGPNGESAASVLAQVNDDNRYRFDQACRVKAVAGAARLGMQGFLSINFLPNAVYRPEVCIRSTLEAARLHHFPTDKIIFEVTEGERVQDRPHLVEIFRAYRRFGFQTAIDDFGAGYAGLNLLAEYQPDIIKIDMDLVRGIDTHTPRQAIVRAIASLCHELGIRVLAEGIETSAERDFLASCGISLMQGYWFSRPVFQGLGCIAESAWE, encoded by the coding sequence ATGACGCCTCCCGACATCCCCATCCATCCTGACAGCACCCACTTTCCGCACGGTGCCTGTGCCGGCTGCCACGACAGCGCGCCGTTGCCGTTTGCCTTCGAGTATGCCTATCAGCCCATTGTCGACCTGGCCACCCGCAGCATCTATGCGCACGAGGCGCTGGTGCGCGGCCCCAACGGCGAAAGCGCGGCCAGCGTGCTGGCGCAAGTCAACGACGACAACCGCTACCGCTTCGACCAGGCTTGCCGCGTCAAGGCCGTGGCCGGCGCCGCCAGGCTGGGCATGCAGGGCTTTCTATCGATCAACTTCCTGCCCAACGCCGTCTACCGTCCCGAAGTGTGCATCCGCAGCACCCTGGAAGCGGCCAGGCTGCATCACTTCCCCACCGATAAAATCATCTTTGAAGTGACGGAAGGCGAACGGGTGCAAGACCGGCCCCACCTGGTCGAAATCTTCCGCGCCTACCGGCGCTTCGGTTTCCAGACGGCCATCGATGATTTCGGCGCCGGCTATGCGGGTTTGAACTTGCTGGCCGAATACCAGCCCGACATCATCAAGATCGACATGGACCTGGTGCGCGGCATCGATACGCACACGCCGCGCCAGGCCATCGTGCGGGCCATCGCCAGCCTGTGCCATGAACTCGGTATCCGCGTGCTGGCCGAAGGCATCGAGACAAGCGCCGAGCGCGACTTTCTTGCCAGCTGCGGCATCTCGCTGATGCAAGGCTACTGGTTTTCCAGGCCCGTGTTCCAGGGACTGGGCTGCATCGCCGAGTCGGCCTGGGAATAA
- a CDS encoding NADH-quinone oxidoreductase subunit A, giving the protein MLLENYFPVLLFILIGILVGIVPMLLGRALGPHKPDPQKLSPYECGFEAFGDARMKFDVRFYLVAILFILFDIEVIFLMPWAANVHALGLPGFWAVMGFLAVLTIGLVYEWKKGALDWE; this is encoded by the coding sequence ATGCTCCTCGAAAACTATTTTCCCGTTCTCCTGTTCATTCTGATCGGCATCCTCGTCGGCATCGTGCCCATGCTGCTGGGCCGCGCGCTCGGGCCGCACAAACCGGACCCACAAAAACTGTCGCCGTACGAATGCGGCTTCGAAGCATTTGGCGACGCGCGCATGAAGTTCGACGTCCGCTTCTATCTGGTCGCCATCCTGTTCATCCTGTTCGATATTGAAGTCATCTTTCTGATGCCGTGGGCGGCCAATGTCCATGCACTGGGCTTGCCCGGTTTCTGGGCCGTCATGGGCTTTCTCGCCGTGCTGACAATCGGACTCGTCTATGAGTGGAAAAAAGGCGCGCTGGACTGGGAGTAA
- a CDS encoding 3-hydroxybutyrate oligomer hydrolase family protein, with amino-acid sequence MQMTITRAGSSLCTLLALAACGSNHAPEELNQMPGYLGTITRADYDGKTNDLLTAGLGKTGLAGAAPAYANAEQPTPLELRRNAIYANYRAVLDIAANSGYGTLYGPNVDASGNVGTGEGLVAGSEYIAYADDGTGKKNVTLMVQVPASFDPDRACIVTGTSSGSRGIYGAIGSSGEWGLKKGCAVAYADKGSGTGLYVFEDDSVNLQNGVRAGRVAAGKNAIFAPDLSDAERLAWAGSNPNRIAFKHAHSQQNPEKDWGKVTLQAVEMAYYVLNERYGVLARDGSSRVVRLTPKNTITIASSISNGAGSALLAAEQDSKGLISGVAASEPQIQPAASGAYTVRQGGAVVANPGRALFDYATYAALYQPCIASVAGNAGRCTALVAKGLLNGADLAAQQADAKQRLRAYGWLPDSDPLQAAHAGTNILVAVTYAYAYGKFSVTDKVCGFTFAQTDAGGNPIAFTSTQKAASFAAQNGILGNVVYENSVGGAKVYTAGVSPSSSLADQSLDGFLCLRSLATGRDTVSGANLQGTLAAQSVRVRAGVAEVAASGKLNGKPAIILHGRSDTLIPVNHASRAYLGLNAAVEGNSQLRYIEVTNANHFDSFSNALPTLIVPLHVYLNRALDAMYAHLNAKQALPPSQVVRTVTRADASTLITNVNVPAIATAPAPGNVISVTGTVVDIPN; translated from the coding sequence ATGCAAATGACGATCACGCGCGCGGGGAGCAGTCTGTGCACCTTGCTGGCATTGGCAGCCTGCGGCAGCAACCATGCGCCGGAAGAACTGAACCAGATGCCCGGCTATCTGGGTACCATCACGCGCGCCGACTACGACGGCAAGACGAACGATCTGCTGACGGCCGGCCTGGGCAAGACGGGGCTGGCCGGCGCCGCGCCCGCGTATGCAAACGCGGAGCAGCCGACGCCGCTCGAACTGCGCCGCAACGCCATCTATGCCAATTACCGCGCCGTGCTCGACATTGCCGCCAACAGCGGCTACGGCACCTTGTACGGACCGAACGTGGATGCGTCCGGGAACGTGGGCACGGGCGAGGGCCTCGTCGCGGGCAGCGAATACATCGCCTATGCCGACGATGGCACGGGCAAGAAGAACGTCACCCTGATGGTGCAGGTGCCGGCCAGCTTCGACCCCGACCGCGCATGCATCGTCACGGGCACGTCGAGCGGCTCGCGCGGCATCTACGGCGCCATCGGCAGCTCGGGTGAATGGGGCCTCAAAAAGGGTTGCGCCGTGGCGTATGCGGACAAGGGTTCCGGCACGGGCCTGTACGTGTTCGAGGACGACAGCGTCAACCTGCAAAATGGCGTGCGTGCGGGCAGGGTAGCCGCCGGTAAAAACGCCATTTTCGCGCCGGACCTGAGCGACGCCGAGCGGCTGGCCTGGGCGGGCAGCAATCCGAACCGCATTGCTTTCAAGCATGCGCACTCGCAGCAAAATCCCGAGAAGGACTGGGGCAAGGTCACCTTGCAGGCCGTCGAGATGGCGTATTACGTGTTGAACGAGCGCTACGGCGTGCTGGCCCGCGACGGCAGTTCGCGCGTCGTGCGGCTGACGCCGAAGAACACCATCACGATCGCTTCGAGCATTTCCAATGGCGCCGGCTCGGCCTTGCTGGCGGCGGAACAGGATAGCAAGGGCTTGATCAGCGGCGTGGCGGCCAGCGAGCCGCAAATCCAGCCGGCGGCGTCGGGCGCCTACACCGTGCGCCAGGGCGGGGCGGTGGTGGCCAATCCCGGCCGTGCGCTGTTCGACTACGCCACCTATGCGGCCCTGTATCAGCCGTGCATCGCTTCCGTGGCAGGCAATGCGGGACGCTGCACGGCGCTGGTGGCCAAGGGCTTGTTGAACGGCGCCGACCTGGCCGCGCAGCAGGCGGACGCGAAGCAGCGCTTGCGCGCGTATGGCTGGTTGCCCGACTCCGATCCCTTGCAGGCGGCGCACGCGGGCACGAACATCCTCGTGGCCGTCACCTATGCGTATGCCTACGGAAAATTTTCCGTGACCGATAAAGTGTGCGGTTTCACGTTTGCGCAGACGGATGCCGGCGGCAATCCGATCGCGTTTACCTCGACGCAGAAGGCGGCCAGCTTTGCCGCGCAGAACGGTATCCTCGGCAATGTCGTGTACGAGAACAGCGTGGGTGGCGCCAAGGTCTACACGGCCGGCGTGTCGCCGTCGAGCAGCCTGGCGGACCAGTCGCTCGACGGCTTCCTGTGTTTGCGCAGCCTGGCGACGGGACGCGACACCGTCAGCGGCGCCAACTTGCAGGGGACATTGGCGGCGCAAAGCGTGCGCGTGCGGGCAGGCGTGGCCGAGGTCGCGGCCAGCGGCAAACTGAACGGCAAGCCGGCCATCATCCTGCACGGGCGCAGCGACACCCTGATTCCCGTCAATCACGCTTCGCGCGCCTATCTGGGCCTGAACGCCGCCGTGGAAGGGAACAGCCAGTTGCGCTATATCGAGGTGACGAACGCCAACCACTTCGATTCCTTCAGCAACGCCTTGCCGACCTTGATCGTGCCGCTGCACGTGTACCTGAACCGGGCGCTGGACGCCATGTATGCGCACTTGAATGCCAAGCAAGCCTTGCCGCCATCGCAAGTGGTGCGCACGGTGACGCGCGCCGATGCTTCGACCCTGATCACGAACGTCAATGTGCCGGCGATCGCCACGGCGCCCGCGCCCGGCAATGTCATCAGCGTGACGGGCACTGTCGTCGATATTCCCAACTAG
- a CDS encoding ABC transporter substrate-binding protein — protein sequence MKRNAIAIATATLCALGLSAAAHAQVSGDTIKIGFISDMSGVYSDVDGLGGAEAIKMAIADAGVVLAGKKVEFISADHQNKADIAASKAREWFDQQGVDMLIGGTNSGASLAMAKVAAEKKKIFIAIGAGSSRLTNEECTPYTVHYAYDTVALARGTGGTIVKQGGKNWYFMTADYAFGHSLEKDTAEVVKAAGGKVLGSVKHPLGASDFSSFLLQAQAAKPQILGLANAGGDAINSIKAANEFGLTKSMKLAGLLIFINDIHSLGLNLTQGMYLTDGWYWDLNPETRAWSKRYFAKMKKEPSMLQAADYSAAANYLKAVKAIGTDDTEKVMAYLKKTKINDMFTQNGEVRPDGRMVHDMYLMEVKKPSESKYPWDYYKVVATVPGAQAYVTKAESKCSLWK from the coding sequence ATGAAACGTAACGCTATCGCCATTGCCACCGCCACTCTTTGCGCATTGGGCTTGTCCGCTGCCGCGCACGCCCAGGTATCGGGCGACACCATCAAGATCGGTTTTATTTCCGACATGTCGGGCGTGTATTCCGACGTCGACGGCCTCGGCGGCGCGGAAGCCATCAAGATGGCGATCGCCGATGCCGGCGTGGTACTGGCCGGCAAAAAGGTGGAATTCATTTCCGCCGACCATCAAAACAAGGCCGACATCGCCGCTTCGAAGGCGCGCGAATGGTTCGACCAGCAGGGCGTCGACATGCTGATCGGCGGCACCAATTCCGGCGCCAGCCTGGCCATGGCCAAGGTCGCGGCGGAAAAGAAAAAAATCTTCATCGCCATCGGCGCCGGCTCCTCGCGCCTGACGAATGAAGAGTGCACGCCGTACACCGTGCATTACGCCTACGACACGGTGGCATTGGCGCGCGGCACGGGCGGCACCATCGTCAAGCAGGGCGGCAAGAACTGGTATTTCATGACGGCCGACTACGCGTTTGGCCATTCGCTGGAAAAAGACACGGCCGAGGTCGTCAAGGCGGCCGGCGGCAAGGTACTGGGCAGCGTCAAGCATCCGCTGGGCGCCTCGGATTTCTCGTCCTTCCTGTTGCAGGCGCAAGCTGCCAAGCCGCAAATTCTGGGCCTGGCCAATGCCGGCGGCGACGCCATCAACAGCATCAAGGCGGCCAACGAGTTCGGCTTGACGAAATCGATGAAACTGGCCGGTTTGTTGATCTTCATCAACGACATCCATTCGCTGGGCCTGAACCTGACGCAAGGCATGTACCTGACGGATGGCTGGTACTGGGACTTGAATCCTGAAACGCGCGCCTGGTCGAAACGCTATTTCGCCAAGATGAAGAAGGAACCGTCGATGCTGCAGGCGGCTGACTATTCGGCCGCGGCGAACTACCTGAAAGCCGTCAAGGCGATCGGTACGGATGACACCGAGAAGGTCATGGCCTACCTGAAAAAGACCAAGATCAACGACATGTTTACCCAGAATGGCGAAGTGCGTCCCGATGGCCGCATGGTGCACGATATGTACCTGATGGAAGTGAAGAAACCGTCCGAGTCGAAGTACCCATGGGATTACTACAAGGTGGTCGCCACCGTGCCCGGTGCGCAAGCGTATGTGACCAAGGCCGAATCGAAGTGTTCGCTGTGGAAGTAA